A single window of Flavobacterium sp. 140616W15 DNA harbors:
- a CDS encoding SusC/RagA family TonB-linked outer membrane protein, giving the protein MKKIINRHICLCILLVSIGIKAQETKALIQSKLEGIVVDATTKQPIIGASINIKGTTHGAVTDFDGKFYFQTGQKLPYTLLVSYLGYKKAEVVVTGNPVTITLTEEQNALSEVVVTALGITKEKKSLGYTTQALKGKELSETKETNFLNSLSGKLAGVRITNSQGDMGSSRIIIRGETSISGNNQPLFVVDGVPVDNSQLGSVGGATRDFRNAIADLNPQDIETLTVLKGPNAAALYGSRAAHGVVLITTKSGKGQKGLGISINSGITVSQVATLPKFQNSFGQGSNGKFSYVDGKGGGINDGVDESWGPKLDGRLIPQFNSKGVAVPFVAHPNNVKNFFNTGLTYDNSISIAKSDEKSDFRLGVNNQKQLGTVPNSEINKTNFTVNTNYQIAKNVKIGVTANYIVTTAPTLPGGPSGNRAAGVMLQFLWFGRQVDTEELRNNRDVNWNNSYYSNPYWNAYYNTTSQQRNRFIGDIHLEAKIIDGLLFKFRTGVDYYNDRRKYEIKYGTNGTPFGSYAEDAYTVDERNTEGIFQYTKKVNDDFSVDALAGFNVRNHKDANNYQKAPRLAVPDLYTLTNSRDPLTSSNLFSELKVYSVYASAQLGYKNYAFLNVTGRNDWSSTLPRNNRSYFYPSISGSLVVSDALNLKSNTLDFLKLRGGWSEVGNDADPYQLATVYNFQAAFDGNPIQTSSKKKLNENLKPETTRSTEVGLESSFWKNRLHLDVAYYNTNSFDQILEIKTTTASGYDSQLINAGKINNHGIEIQLDGTPIQTPNFKWNVGLNYSKNISKVDILDYEKQIQNYTIASSGGVDVLASVGQAYGALYGTAYQRDANGNIVVGANGLPQADTQKKVLGHYTPDFMGGITNTFTYKNIELSFLVDARVGGELFSGTNRTGNYTGVLAQTLPGRDAANGGLNYYVTGTTKTLLPNGTAAPAGSAVYDDGMIFNGVYANGSPNTSVLSAQEYYKASYNISEAYIYSSTFVKLREVKLSYNFNSDFVKKLGFQGASITATGRNLFFIYRDVPNIDPESAFNTGNGQGLESLALPTTRSFSLNVNLKF; this is encoded by the coding sequence ATGAAAAAAATAATAAATAGACATATATGCTTATGTATTTTATTGGTTTCTATAGGAATTAAAGCCCAAGAAACCAAAGCATTAATCCAATCTAAACTCGAAGGAATAGTAGTCGATGCTACTACAAAACAACCAATTATTGGTGCATCAATAAACATTAAAGGAACTACACACGGAGCTGTAACAGATTTTGATGGGAAGTTTTATTTCCAAACAGGACAAAAACTACCTTACACATTATTAGTAAGCTATTTAGGATATAAAAAAGCTGAAGTTGTAGTTACTGGAAACCCAGTTACTATTACGCTTACTGAAGAACAAAATGCGTTATCAGAAGTAGTAGTTACCGCATTAGGAATTACAAAAGAAAAGAAATCTTTAGGATATACAACCCAAGCACTTAAAGGCAAAGAGTTGTCAGAAACAAAAGAAACTAATTTTTTAAATAGCCTTAGTGGTAAATTAGCGGGAGTTCGTATCACCAATTCGCAAGGAGATATGGGGTCTTCACGTATAATTATTCGTGGGGAAACCTCTATTTCTGGTAATAACCAACCATTATTTGTAGTCGATGGAGTTCCTGTAGATAACTCCCAATTAGGAAGTGTTGGTGGCGCTACTCGTGATTTCAGAAATGCAATTGCCGATTTAAATCCTCAGGATATTGAGACATTAACAGTACTAAAAGGTCCTAATGCTGCCGCATTGTATGGTTCTCGTGCTGCGCATGGTGTGGTTCTTATAACAACAAAATCAGGAAAAGGTCAAAAAGGACTGGGTATAAGCATTAATTCAGGCATAACAGTCTCTCAAGTTGCTACATTACCTAAGTTTCAAAATTCATTTGGACAAGGATCAAACGGGAAGTTTAGCTATGTAGATGGTAAAGGAGGCGGAATTAATGATGGTGTTGACGAAAGCTGGGGGCCAAAATTAGACGGGCGTCTTATTCCTCAGTTTAACTCAAAAGGAGTAGCAGTTCCTTTTGTAGCGCATCCTAACAATGTGAAGAACTTCTTTAATACTGGTCTTACTTATGACAATAGTATCTCTATAGCCAAATCAGATGAAAAATCAGATTTTCGTTTAGGAGTCAATAATCAAAAACAATTAGGAACAGTACCTAACAGCGAAATAAACAAAACTAACTTTACTGTTAACACAAACTACCAAATAGCTAAAAACGTAAAAATTGGAGTAACAGCCAACTATATTGTTACCACTGCTCCAACTTTGCCAGGTGGTCCATCAGGTAATCGTGCTGCAGGTGTTATGCTTCAGTTTCTTTGGTTCGGACGTCAGGTAGATACTGAGGAACTTAGAAATAATAGAGATGTTAACTGGAACAACAGCTACTATAGCAATCCATATTGGAATGCTTATTACAATACTACTAGCCAACAACGCAACCGTTTTATAGGAGATATCCATTTAGAAGCAAAAATAATAGATGGGCTTCTTTTTAAATTCCGAACTGGAGTTGACTATTACAATGATCGAAGAAAATACGAAATTAAATATGGTACAAACGGAACTCCTTTTGGCTCTTATGCAGAAGATGCTTATACTGTAGACGAAAGAAACACTGAAGGTATCTTTCAATATACTAAAAAGGTAAACGATGATTTTAGCGTAGATGCCCTTGCTGGATTCAACGTACGTAACCATAAAGATGCAAACAATTACCAAAAAGCACCACGTTTGGCTGTACCTGATTTATACACATTGACAAATTCAAGAGATCCGTTAACATCTTCAAACTTGTTTTCTGAATTAAAAGTATATAGTGTATATGCTTCGGCACAATTGGGTTATAAAAATTATGCGTTTTTAAACGTTACTGGGCGTAATGATTGGTCATCGACATTACCACGCAATAACCGTTCTTATTTCTATCCTTCTATTAGTGGTAGTTTGGTAGTATCTGATGCTTTGAATCTAAAAAGCAATACGCTTGATTTCTTAAAATTACGTGGTGGATGGTCTGAAGTAGGAAACGATGCAGATCCGTATCAATTGGCTACAGTTTACAATTTTCAAGCTGCATTTGACGGAAATCCAATTCAAACATCTTCTAAAAAGAAGCTTAATGAAAACTTGAAACCTGAAACAACTCGTTCTACCGAAGTAGGTTTGGAATCTTCTTTCTGGAAAAACAGATTGCATCTTGATGTTGCCTATTATAACACCAATAGTTTTGACCAAATTTTAGAAATAAAAACGACTACAGCTAGTGGTTATGATTCACAATTAATCAATGCAGGTAAAATAAACAACCACGGTATTGAAATTCAATTGGATGGAACTCCTATTCAAACTCCTAATTTTAAATGGAATGTAGGTCTGAATTATTCAAAGAATATAAGTAAAGTAGATATTCTTGACTATGAAAAACAGATTCAAAACTACACCATTGCTAGCTCTGGCGGCGTAGATGTATTAGCATCTGTAGGGCAAGCTTACGGTGCGCTTTACGGAACAGCTTACCAGCGTGACGCAAACGGAAATATAGTGGTAGGTGCAAACGGATTACCACAAGCAGATACGCAAAAGAAAGTATTAGGACATTATACTCCTGACTTTATGGGAGGTATTACAAATACATTTACATATAAAAATATAGAACTTTCATTTCTTGTTGATGCAAGAGTTGGTGGAGAGCTTTTTTCAGGAACCAACAGAACCGGTAATTATACAGGTGTATTGGCTCAAACCCTTCCTGGTCGTGATGCTGCAAATGGTGGTTTAAATTATTATGTAACAGGAACTACAAAAACTTTGCTCCCAAATGGAACTGCGGCTCCAGCTGGGTCGGCTGTATATGATGATGGAATGATCTTTAATGGAGTATATGCTAATGGAAGCCCAAATACTTCAGTGCTTAGTGCGCAGGAATATTACAAAGCGTCATACAATATTAGCGAAGCTTATATTTATAGCTCCACTTTTGTAAAACTAAGAGAAGTAAAACTTAGCTACAATTTTAACAGTGATTTTGTTAAGAAACTTGGTTTTCAAGGTGCAAGTATCACTGCAACAGGCCGTAATTTATTCTTTATTTACAGAGATGTACCCAATATCGACCCAGAATCAGCTTTCAATACCGGAAACGGACAAGGTTTAGAGAGTTTGGCTTTGCCAACTACCAGAAGTTTTAGCCTTAATGTTAATCTTAAATTTTAA
- a CDS encoding fumarylacetoacetate hydrolase family protein: MKLGTIDNGTRDGQLVVVNKNLTKAVKVPSIAATMQQAMDNWEKCESLLRVAAGQLEEGKIDGIFDFTDAKIMAPIPRAYHWADGSAYVTHVELVRKARNAELPESFWTDPLMYMGASDAFIGANDDIKVENEDWGIDLEAEVVVITDDVPPGVSAEQAKKHIKLIGLVNDVSLRNLIPDELKKQFGFYQSKPWTSFSPVVVTPDELGDNWDGGKVHLPLHSFINGIKIGSPNAGIDMTFDFGQLIKHAAKTRSLMAGTIIGSGTVANKGAAAGSSCIAEIRCLEMIEKGEVTTPFLKFGDMVAIEMNDNEGKSIFGKINQKIIKYNPVQ; encoded by the coding sequence ATGAAATTAGGAACAATCGACAATGGAACAAGAGATGGGCAATTAGTTGTGGTTAATAAAAACCTGACAAAAGCCGTTAAAGTTCCATCAATTGCTGCAACTATGCAACAAGCAATGGATAATTGGGAAAAATGTGAAAGTCTTTTGAGAGTGGCTGCAGGACAATTAGAAGAAGGAAAAATAGACGGAATATTTGATTTTACTGATGCAAAAATAATGGCTCCAATCCCTAGAGCATATCATTGGGCAGACGGAAGCGCTTATGTAACTCATGTGGAGTTGGTTAGAAAAGCAAGAAATGCAGAGTTACCAGAATCATTTTGGACAGATCCGTTGATGTATATGGGGGCTTCGGATGCCTTTATAGGGGCTAATGATGATATTAAAGTAGAGAATGAAGATTGGGGTATTGACTTGGAAGCTGAAGTTGTAGTTATTACTGACGATGTGCCACCGGGAGTTAGTGCAGAACAAGCCAAAAAACACATTAAGTTAATTGGTCTTGTTAATGATGTGTCTTTAAGAAATTTAATCCCAGATGAATTAAAAAAACAATTTGGTTTTTATCAGTCTAAACCGTGGACGAGTTTTTCACCTGTTGTTGTTACTCCTGATGAATTAGGGGATAATTGGGATGGAGGAAAGGTACATTTACCTTTGCATTCTTTTATAAATGGAATAAAAATTGGGTCACCAAATGCAGGGATAGATATGACTTTTGATTTTGGACAATTAATTAAGCACGCAGCTAAAACTCGTTCTCTGATGGCTGGAACCATAATTGGCTCTGGGACAGTTGCAAATAAAGGAGCTGCTGCTGGATCAAGTTGTATTGCCGAAATCAGATGTTTGGAAATGATCGAAAAAGGAGAGGTAACAACACCTTTTTTGAAATTTGGTGATATGGTAGCGATAGAAATGAATGATAATGAAGGTAAATCTATATTTGGAAAAATAAATCAAAAAATCATAAAGTATAATCCTGTTCAATAG
- a CDS encoding SRPBCC domain-containing protein, with protein sequence MKNDLLFDFTIDKTTKTASITKAFAGNLLMVWDAFTRQEILDQWWAPKPWSSKTKFMNFEVGGHRFYAMVSPEGEEHWSIQKYTSITPKTNFKMFSAFADKDENIEPLGSEWDLSFNEQNGITTVHISIYNESLDRLEKMIEMGFIEGFTMTLKNLDDLLTILSKE encoded by the coding sequence ATGAAAAACGATTTGCTATTTGATTTTACCATTGACAAAACGACAAAAACGGCAAGCATAACTAAAGCATTTGCAGGTAACCTTTTGATGGTATGGGATGCTTTTACCAGACAAGAAATTCTTGATCAATGGTGGGCACCTAAACCATGGTCATCGAAAACAAAGTTTATGAATTTTGAAGTGGGAGGACACCGATTTTATGCCATGGTGAGTCCAGAAGGAGAGGAGCATTGGTCAATTCAGAAATATACTTCTATTACCCCCAAAACTAATTTCAAAATGTTCAGTGCTTTTGCAGATAAAGATGAAAATATAGAACCGCTTGGTTCTGAATGGGATCTGAGTTTTAATGAGCAAAACGGAATAACAACTGTACATATTAGTATCTATAATGAATCTCTTGATCGCTTAGAAAAGATGATTGAAATGGGATTTATAGAAGGGTTTACTATGACACTTAAAAATTTAGATGATTTACTGACTATTTTATCTAAAGAATGA
- a CDS encoding BT4734/BF3469 family protein — protein sequence MKKLSTIKISKFQNMKAKNGTTILLFDELRNIKNGTYKKLIIKCRQALENGDDKLYGDLKTKLPAVTFCGEFDNIRKASEVSVYNNLMVLDIDHISSDELSNIKEFLIADKYILSFWDSPSGKGIKCLVRINNHYEKHKAVFNSLTKYFFEKYQIELDPSGKDVSRLCFSSWDENLFYNPHSEIYLDFIEKIKIKNSGKSNSPTRDISLLKSAFATEGLNQAENKNIMRQIIKYLSKRNLSITETHDNWLKVSFAIASSFSYDVGEKYFLSLCRLDQTKHNEEKSINLLKSSYNSRKTNVENSISFATIVFFAKTKGFKN from the coding sequence ATGAAAAAACTTTCTACAATAAAGATATCAAAATTTCAAAACATGAAGGCCAAAAATGGCACAACTATTTTGTTGTTTGATGAATTGAGAAATATCAAAAATGGGACTTACAAAAAATTAATTATAAAATGTAGACAGGCTTTAGAGAATGGTGATGATAAATTATATGGCGACCTCAAGACTAAATTACCTGCAGTAACTTTCTGCGGTGAGTTTGATAATATAAGAAAGGCGTCTGAAGTATCTGTATATAATAATTTGATGGTGTTAGATATTGATCATATTTCGAGTGATGAACTATCGAATATTAAAGAATTTCTCATTGCTGATAAATACATTTTATCTTTTTGGGATTCACCATCTGGAAAAGGTATAAAATGCTTGGTAAGAATTAATAATCATTATGAAAAGCATAAAGCAGTTTTTAACTCTTTAACTAAATATTTCTTTGAAAAATATCAAATAGAACTTGATCCCAGTGGTAAAGATGTTTCAAGACTTTGTTTTTCCTCTTGGGATGAAAATTTATTTTATAATCCACACTCTGAAATATATTTAGATTTTATTGAGAAGATTAAAATAAAAAATTCAGGTAAATCAAATAGTCCTACAAGAGATATTTCCCTTCTAAAAAGTGCTTTTGCAACAGAAGGATTAAATCAAGCAGAAAACAAGAATATAATGAGACAAATTATAAAATATCTTAGTAAAAGAAATTTGTCTATAACCGAAACACACGATAATTGGCTCAAAGTTTCTTTTGCCATCGCATCAAGCTTTAGTTACGACGTAGGTGAGAAATATTTTTTATCGCTTTGTCGTTTAGATCAAACGAAACATAATGAAGAAAAATCTATTAATCTCCTAAAATCTAGTTACAATAGCCGGAAAACAAATGTAGAAAATTCAATATCTTTTGCTACAATAGTTTTTTTTGCAAAAACCAAAGGTTTTAAAAACTAA
- a CDS encoding SusD/RagB family nutrient-binding outer membrane lipoprotein: MLKRISYITLFALSLISCNDSLDEINKNPNATAKPLAPYLLTGSLKQGADLYWGSDSNFNSSLLFVQHWAKVQYTEPDRYDVSNTSFAPLWNTGYATLITDLNTILNFPDQQANSNYKGIALTLRSWTFLLLTDAFGSIPYREAGQKVTPAYNTQKEVYTGLLEDLKQAQSLLNPANGTVTGDLSYKGDISKWKKLVNSLRLRIALRISDKEPALAKQTAIEATTDPAGVISNNNEAFKFVYTSSPQQNPASAWFETRDDFRISKILVDKLNELADPRLPVYAQLPSDATVNKYVGAANGLSNSDANSQGFAKTSKPGTYFLTSTSPAVIASYSETLFNLSEAAARGYISGDAEQLYKSAITASFNQFGITDATTIANYLNQSTVKYDATNYAKSIGTQKWIAFFGQGLDAFAEWRRLDYPVLKAGPSTVLNGQIPSRFFYPGTEQSLNGNSYQAAVAAQGKDLLTTKLWFDAK, encoded by the coding sequence ATGCTAAAAAGAATATCATATATAACTCTATTTGCCTTGTCACTGATCTCTTGCAACGACAGTCTGGATGAAATAAATAAAAACCCAAATGCAACTGCAAAACCATTAGCCCCTTATCTGTTAACAGGATCATTAAAACAGGGAGCTGATTTGTATTGGGGATCAGATAGTAATTTTAACTCCTCTTTATTATTTGTGCAGCATTGGGCTAAAGTTCAATATACAGAACCAGACAGATACGATGTATCTAACACCTCTTTTGCTCCTTTGTGGAATACAGGATATGCAACCCTGATTACAGATTTAAACACAATCCTGAATTTTCCTGATCAACAGGCAAATTCAAATTATAAAGGAATTGCATTAACACTGCGTTCATGGACATTTTTATTACTTACAGACGCTTTTGGAAGCATTCCTTATAGAGAAGCAGGTCAAAAAGTGACGCCAGCCTATAATACTCAAAAAGAAGTATATACGGGCTTGCTAGAAGACTTAAAACAAGCTCAGTCTTTACTAAATCCTGCAAACGGAACTGTAACAGGCGATTTGTCCTATAAAGGGGATATTTCGAAATGGAAAAAACTAGTGAATTCGCTTCGTTTGCGTATTGCATTGAGAATTTCAGACAAAGAACCTGCTTTAGCCAAACAAACAGCAATAGAAGCAACTACAGATCCTGCTGGAGTAATTAGTAACAATAACGAAGCTTTTAAGTTTGTTTATACCAGTTCGCCACAACAAAATCCAGCTTCGGCTTGGTTCGAAACTCGTGATGATTTTCGTATTTCGAAAATATTGGTTGATAAGTTAAATGAGTTAGCCGACCCACGTTTGCCTGTTTACGCTCAATTGCCATCTGATGCAACTGTAAATAAATATGTTGGAGCTGCTAATGGATTATCAAACAGTGATGCCAATAGTCAAGGTTTTGCTAAAACATCAAAACCGGGTACTTACTTCCTGACTTCGACATCGCCAGCTGTAATTGCTTCGTATTCTGAAACATTGTTCAATCTTTCTGAAGCAGCAGCTCGTGGTTATATTTCTGGAGATGCAGAACAACTCTATAAAAGTGCCATTACAGCATCGTTCAATCAATTTGGTATTACTGATGCAACTACTATTGCTAACTATCTTAACCAGTCAACTGTGAAATATGATGCAACAAATTATGCCAAATCGATTGGGACACAAAAATGGATTGCATTCTTCGGACAAGGTCTTGATGCCTTTGCTGAGTGGAGAAGACTTGATTATCCAGTATTAAAAGCAGGTCCATCAACGGTTTTAAATGGACAGATTCCTTCGCGTTTCTTCTACCCAGGCACAGAGCAATCATTAAACGGAAATAGTTACCAAGCCGCAGTAGCTGCTCAGGGAAAAGACTTGCTTACTACAAAATTATGGTTTGATGCAAAATAA
- a CDS encoding DUF1826 domain-containing protein, with protein sequence MSNTFSDNSQIGMAATFSELVHTDFKGEMNALCWHRNLDGDFKEIVALLSLQENITEVFPEDLLALQLSEKGNIARETILNDLQLLADFGASPSLNLLKCYERDDEFDFISTDVYSFHVDRSPIATDTFLCTYHGAASDIISNSQAEQKILIPEIRAKLKELHDGPEEEFENFLQENYFDLHYQLNADAEPINLGLGHLWRLAVDHPKQQVLPCIHRAPIENEGEYRLLLIC encoded by the coding sequence ATGAGCAATACATTTTCTGACAACAGCCAAATAGGAATGGCAGCTACCTTTTCTGAGCTTGTGCATACCGATTTCAAAGGAGAAATGAATGCTTTATGCTGGCACAGAAATCTGGATGGTGATTTTAAGGAGATTGTAGCCCTATTATCTTTACAAGAAAATATAACCGAAGTTTTTCCCGAAGATTTACTTGCACTCCAACTCTCAGAAAAGGGAAATATAGCAAGAGAAACAATCTTAAATGATTTACAATTATTAGCTGATTTTGGCGCTTCGCCTTCTCTTAATTTACTGAAGTGTTATGAACGTGATGATGAATTTGATTTCATATCTACAGATGTGTATTCGTTTCATGTAGATCGTTCGCCTATTGCAACAGATACTTTTTTATGCACCTATCACGGAGCGGCAAGTGATATTATTTCTAATTCGCAGGCAGAACAAAAAATTCTAATTCCAGAAATTCGAGCCAAGCTAAAAGAACTGCATGATGGACCAGAAGAAGAATTCGAAAACTTTCTACAGGAAAATTATTTTGATTTGCATTATCAGCTAAATGCAGATGCAGAACCTATTAATTTAGGATTGGGGCATCTTTGGCGACTGGCTGTAGATCATCCTAAACAACAAGTACTACCTTGTATTCATAGAGCTCCAATCGAAAATGAAGGAGAATATCGGTTGTTGCTGATTTGTTGA
- a CDS encoding T9SS type A sorting domain-containing protein, with the protein MKKNYLLLFLFYPLMMHSQDILWEKSYGGKHADYLFDAQPTADYGFILAGSSLSGKTGNKTDTNHGDLDYWIWKMDEKGDLDWQKSFGGSGFDLLQSIKNTRDGGFILAGTSSSPNDFQKTAPSKGLTDYWVIKLDAKGEELWQRTLGGSGQDELICAFQTKDGGYMLGGSSSSSPIINSLHVPEALDAKPDPYSKSEKSRGNMDYWIVKLNKAGEVEWQKTYGGQYADLLRSMEQTKDGGYILGGYSNSPQSGDKTEPNKGIGDYWVIKIDAVGAIEWQNTYGSNGDDQLYVIHQTQDGGYIAGGNSNSTQPLTTLGGMVGDGTDYWVVRLDEKGEVVWSKTYNFGKVDILTSLVENKDNTYLIGGYAQSENKHPTEGLAGKAMGLVNKEKTGINDYIALKIDEKGEELWKKTVGSAGEDILRKLIETRDGGYLMAGTSNSSASKDKNGSIGGNDFWVVKLKDKTKVEKVKIDIEAIPNPAVTFTNIIIGYEYEKGTATVVDMAGRILQQFPITDRTVPIDLGQYPEGIYIVNIKTNVKTDGIKVIRRGKN; encoded by the coding sequence ATGAAAAAAAACTACCTACTACTATTCTTATTTTATCCTTTAATGATGCATTCCCAAGACATTCTTTGGGAGAAATCTTATGGAGGCAAACATGCCGATTACCTTTTTGATGCACAACCTACAGCCGATTATGGTTTTATACTCGCAGGTAGTTCATTATCAGGTAAAACAGGAAACAAAACCGATACTAATCATGGTGATTTAGATTATTGGATTTGGAAAATGGATGAAAAGGGCGATCTCGATTGGCAAAAAAGCTTTGGAGGAAGTGGCTTTGATTTACTACAAAGCATAAAAAACACAAGAGACGGTGGTTTCATACTCGCAGGAACTTCAAGTTCACCTAACGATTTTCAAAAGACAGCTCCCTCTAAAGGCCTTACTGACTATTGGGTCATAAAACTGGATGCCAAAGGCGAAGAATTATGGCAACGAACCCTTGGTGGAAGCGGTCAAGATGAGCTTATTTGCGCATTTCAGACCAAAGATGGGGGCTATATGTTAGGAGGTTCCTCAAGTTCGAGTCCAATTATTAACAGCTTGCATGTACCGGAAGCCTTAGATGCTAAACCAGATCCTTATAGCAAATCAGAAAAAAGCCGTGGAAACATGGATTATTGGATAGTAAAACTGAATAAGGCAGGAGAAGTAGAGTGGCAAAAAACCTATGGAGGCCAATATGCTGATTTACTTCGAAGCATGGAACAAACCAAAGATGGAGGCTATATCCTAGGAGGCTATTCTAATTCGCCACAATCTGGAGATAAAACAGAACCCAACAAAGGAATAGGAGATTATTGGGTTATAAAAATTGACGCTGTTGGAGCCATAGAATGGCAAAACACCTATGGCAGTAATGGAGACGATCAACTGTATGTCATTCATCAAACCCAAGATGGAGGTTATATTGCAGGAGGAAACTCAAATAGCACACAACCGCTTACTACATTGGGTGGAATGGTAGGAGACGGTACCGATTATTGGGTAGTAAGACTAGATGAAAAAGGAGAAGTCGTTTGGAGTAAAACCTACAATTTTGGGAAAGTAGATATCCTGACTTCGCTTGTAGAAAATAAAGACAACACGTATTTGATAGGTGGGTATGCCCAAAGTGAAAACAAACATCCCACAGAAGGACTAGCAGGAAAAGCTATGGGATTGGTAAATAAAGAGAAAACAGGAATCAACGATTATATCGCTTTAAAAATAGATGAGAAAGGAGAGGAGCTCTGGAAGAAAACAGTAGGGAGTGCAGGCGAAGATATCTTACGCAAACTCATAGAGACTCGAGATGGAGGCTATCTTATGGCAGGAACCTCAAACTCTAGTGCATCCAAAGATAAAAATGGTAGTATAGGAGGAAATGATTTTTGGGTAGTTAAATTAAAAGACAAGACCAAGGTAGAAAAAGTTAAAATAGATATAGAAGCAATACCAAATCCTGCAGTAACATTCACTAATATCATCATAGGCTATGAATATGAAAAAGGGACTGCTACAGTAGTTGATATGGCTGGCCGCATCTTACAGCAATTTCCTATTACCGATAGAACCGTTCCTATTGATTTAGGACAATATCCAGAAGGTATTTATATCGTTAATATAAAAACCAATGTAAAAACAGATGGTATTAAAGTAATAAGAAGAGGGAAAAATTAG